A genome region from Methanococcoides burtonii DSM 6242 includes the following:
- a CDS encoding YkvA family protein produces the protein MIESETKVYSEMVDEIFSRYEGKYESLLRNIPRFFNLLQRIYTSRELTWEAKFKINSCFSYFAIPDDYIPDDEGPEGFLDDFFVCVYVLDDLSTEYSILIKENWEFEDNIMELIPFVLDETIDLLGEKCYDILGFTGLLRFDEISSISHLFQTPQNINEKIERIDYENQELLSLLRTILVYSGNKNILRTLSSLKKTFDEDEWRKVQNIIERSEFHESKYDNSHEIELDKIRRKIVLGINEDILDD, from the coding sequence ATGATTGAAAGTGAAACAAAAGTTTATTCTGAGATGGTCGATGAGATATTTTCGAGGTACGAAGGAAAATACGAATCACTTTTAAGGAACATTCCCCGTTTTTTCAATTTGCTTCAAAGGATTTACACTTCAAGAGAATTGACATGGGAAGCAAAGTTTAAAATCAACTCTTGTTTTAGTTATTTTGCAATACCTGACGATTATATCCCTGATGATGAAGGTCCAGAAGGATTCCTCGATGATTTTTTTGTCTGTGTTTATGTATTAGATGATCTTAGTACAGAATACTCAATTTTAATTAAAGAGAATTGGGAATTCGAAGACAATATAATGGAACTGATACCGTTTGTTCTCGATGAAACAATAGACTTACTTGGTGAGAAGTGTTATGACATTCTAGGTTTTACAGGCTTGTTAAGGTTTGATGAGATTAGTAGTATTTCTCATTTATTCCAAACTCCCCAGAATATAAATGAAAAGATTGAAAGGATTGATTATGAAAATCAAGAATTACTAAGTCTACTTAGAACAATTTTAGTATACAGTGGTAACAAAAATATACTCAGGACCCTAAGTAGCTTAAAGAAGACTTTTGATGAGGATGAGTGGAGAAAAGTGCAAAATATCATTGAAAGGTCTGAGTTCCATGAATCAAAATATGATAATTCTCATGAAATCGAACTTGATAAAATTAGAAGAAAAATAGTTCTTGGGATAAATGAGGATATATTAGATGATTGA
- a CDS encoding OBG GTPase family GTP-binding protein, producing the protein MGIQEDIQAVEDEIRKTSYNKATSHHIGRLKAKLARLREEVVKKASTKSGGDGYSVKKSGDATVALVGFPSVGKSTLLNKITGANSEVGDYEFTTLDVIPGVLDYKDATIQVLDVPGLVRGAASGRGRGREVIAVVRNSNLVLFLLDVFQPEHYKVLIQELYDAGIRLNTTPPDVVIKRKDRGGVTISTTMELELTDDLIKAVLGEYKIHNAHVLIRDNINVDELIDVIMGNRVYVPSIIVVNKVDLANEDILNKMEYLFPDATFISANEEKNLEAVKDLIYDSLDFIRVYLKPQGGLADMDEPLIVTDGVTVGDICERLHRDFRDKFRYSQVWGASAKHPGQRAGLDHYLEDGDLLTLIIQK; encoded by the coding sequence ATGGGAATACAGGAAGATATTCAGGCAGTCGAGGACGAGATACGTAAAACGTCTTACAATAAAGCTACTTCACATCATATTGGTAGATTGAAAGCTAAACTCGCACGTTTGAGGGAAGAGGTTGTAAAGAAGGCTTCTACCAAATCCGGCGGTGATGGGTATTCTGTGAAGAAGTCTGGTGATGCTACTGTTGCTCTTGTGGGTTTCCCTTCTGTGGGTAAGTCCACGTTACTGAACAAGATCACAGGCGCCAATTCCGAGGTAGGTGACTATGAGTTTACCACTCTTGATGTCATTCCCGGTGTGCTGGATTATAAGGATGCGACCATTCAGGTGCTTGATGTACCTGGTCTGGTAAGGGGTGCGGCAAGTGGTCGTGGCCGCGGGAGAGAGGTCATAGCTGTTGTGCGTAATTCCAATCTGGTACTGTTCCTGCTGGATGTTTTCCAGCCCGAGCATTATAAAGTGCTTATACAGGAGCTTTATGATGCCGGGATAAGGTTGAACACAACCCCTCCTGATGTAGTTATCAAGAGGAAGGACCGTGGCGGGGTCACTATAAGTACTACGATGGAGCTGGAGCTCACTGATGATCTTATCAAGGCAGTACTTGGTGAATATAAGATACATAATGCCCATGTTCTGATAAGGGATAACATCAATGTGGACGAGCTTATCGATGTTATCATGGGTAACAGGGTATACGTTCCTTCAATCATTGTCGTGAACAAGGTAGATCTTGCCAATGAGGATATCCTCAATAAGATGGAATACTTATTCCCTGACGCAACGTTCATTTCCGCTAACGAGGAGAAGAACCTCGAGGCTGTGAAGGACCTCATATACGATTCCCTGGATTTCATCAGAGTATATCTAAAACCGCAAGGCGGCCTTGCAGACATGGATGAGCCTCTTATAGTGACGGACGGTGTTACCGTTGGTGATATCTGTGAACGTCTGCACCGCGATTTCAGGGATAAGTTCAGGTATTCTCAGGTATGGGGTGCCTCAGCTAAACACCCCGGCCAGCGTGCCGGCCTTGACCATTATCTTGAAGATGGTGATCTTCTGACCCTTATCATTCAAAAATAA
- a CDS encoding DEAD/DEAH box helicase family protein: protein MIETGGLLDFSWSTRYSSATHDLIQDFFVPALSRSRYYYRIAGFFSSTAIAAAARGISAFVENGEKMYLIIGSQLSQEDVDAINTGTKKIDATLYEKWDVCKEDFENNVVKKRFELLAWLIANDKLEIKIGVNKDKNGNYLSSEDSLFHEKVLIFEDYDGNRIQIDGSINETGKAWRENRESFCVHRSWEKGHKEFINSAMDDFNKIWSNQDNTSEVMDLPIALKKDLISIRPKNVPNPHDEIDFTYEELNAKYDEGSSYGGCSFHESTDACDQSTKKSLRNYQEEAIQAWVDNEYRGILEMATGTGKTFTALNAIKQLDLKSKLLLIGVPQRELANQWTEECKSVFGDVPNRMILCYSNTGWKMNIEREIRQSKREKALCIIIVVFGTMRGNEFVSKIGNLLRENMYLIIDEVHEIGSSENRKILSQFTDIKYRLGLSATPERAWDEEGNSAIQEYFGKEPIFVWDMEKAIRPPDGYEPCLCQYKYHLHDCSLTGDELDRYEELSEKIKKQIAIKTNGGHIDIQNIENGTYLQILLNQRADIIKECKDKFRVLKEILVEESDSLNKCLVYCNDKDHMNEVAEMIEREGFKCRKFYGDLNPKNKEHVFDSFKNGDLQFLVAIKCLDQGIDIPVCNSAIILTSSRNPREYIQRRGRILRLHKNKEFAIVHDMFVFPRPVDELKSGKSKLSDYEITLIKNQLQRISIFMDNAINGAENMIKKLEYGDIIIDSME from the coding sequence ATGATTGAAACAGGGGGATTACTAGATTTTTCATGGTCTACAAGGTATAGTAGTGCTACGCACGACCTAATACAAGATTTTTTTGTTCCAGCTTTGAGTAGATCTAGATATTACTATCGAATTGCAGGTTTTTTCTCTTCAACAGCGATTGCAGCAGCTGCACGAGGAATAAGTGCTTTCGTTGAAAATGGGGAAAAGATGTATTTGATTATAGGTAGTCAACTTTCCCAAGAAGATGTTGATGCAATAAATACTGGCACTAAGAAAATCGATGCAACATTGTATGAAAAATGGGATGTATGTAAGGAAGATTTTGAGAATAATGTTGTCAAAAAAAGATTTGAGCTTTTAGCATGGTTGATCGCAAATGATAAACTCGAAATAAAAATAGGAGTTAACAAAGATAAAAATGGTAACTATCTATCCTCAGAAGATTCATTGTTCCATGAAAAAGTTCTAATTTTTGAAGATTACGATGGTAACAGAATTCAAATTGATGGTTCTATCAATGAAACAGGGAAAGCTTGGAGAGAAAATAGAGAATCTTTTTGTGTTCATAGAAGTTGGGAAAAAGGACATAAGGAATTTATAAATTCAGCAATGGATGATTTTAACAAAATTTGGTCAAATCAGGATAATACTAGTGAAGTGATGGATTTACCTATTGCTTTAAAGAAAGACCTAATTTCCATAAGACCAAAGAATGTTCCAAATCCTCATGACGAAATCGATTTCACCTACGAAGAGTTAAACGCAAAATACGATGAAGGTTCCAGCTATGGTGGGTGTAGTTTCCATGAAAGTACAGATGCATGCGATCAAAGCACAAAAAAGTCCTTAAGAAATTATCAAGAAGAAGCGATTCAAGCATGGGTTGACAATGAATATCGCGGAATTTTGGAGATGGCAACAGGTACTGGTAAAACATTCACCGCTTTGAATGCAATAAAACAACTTGACTTGAAATCGAAGTTATTACTTATTGGTGTACCACAAAGAGAACTAGCTAATCAGTGGACGGAAGAGTGCAAATCTGTTTTTGGGGATGTCCCAAATAGAATGATACTCTGCTATTCTAATACTGGATGGAAGATGAACATTGAAAGAGAAATTCGTCAATCCAAAAGAGAGAAGGCACTTTGCATAATAATCGTTGTATTTGGTACTATGAGGGGGAACGAGTTCGTAAGTAAGATTGGCAATTTGTTGAGAGAGAATATGTATCTAATCATTGACGAAGTTCATGAGATTGGTTCTTCTGAAAATAGAAAAATATTGTCCCAGTTCACCGATATAAAGTACCGGTTAGGTCTTAGTGCGACACCAGAAAGGGCATGGGATGAAGAAGGTAACAGTGCGATACAGGAATATTTTGGAAAGGAGCCAATATTCGTTTGGGACATGGAAAAAGCAATAAGACCTCCTGATGGATATGAACCCTGTCTATGTCAATACAAGTATCATCTTCACGATTGTTCTTTGACAGGGGATGAATTAGATAGATACGAAGAACTGTCTGAAAAGATAAAGAAGCAAATTGCGATAAAGACGAACGGCGGTCATATAGATATACAAAATATTGAAAATGGAACTTATTTACAGATATTGTTGAATCAGAGGGCAGACATAATAAAAGAATGCAAAGACAAGTTCAGGGTCCTTAAAGAGATACTTGTAGAGGAGTCTGATTCTCTGAACAAATGTCTTGTATATTGTAATGATAAGGACCATATGAACGAAGTTGCAGAGATGATCGAAAGAGAAGGATTTAAGTGCCGAAAATTTTATGGAGACCTGAACCCAAAAAATAAAGAGCATGTATTTGATTCGTTCAAGAACGGGGATTTACAATTCCTTGTTGCAATAAAATGTCTTGATCAGGGAATCGACATACCCGTTTGCAATTCTGCGATAATTCTTACAAGTTCGCGTAACCCCCGTGAGTACATTCAAAGAAGGGGTCGGATTCTTAGATTACATAAAAATAAGGAATTTGCCATTGTACATGATATGTTTGTATTTCCACGTCCTGTCGATGAACTGAAGTCTGGTAAAAGCAAACTATCGGATTATGAGATTACACTTATAAAGAATCAGCTTCAAAGAATATCCATATTCATGGATAATGCTATTAATGGGGCTGAAAATATGATTAAAAAACTTGAATATGGGGATATTATTATAGATTCTATGGAGTGA
- a CDS encoding AAA family ATPase, with translation MIDFKLIRITLFNFACYYGENTLDFTTKTDKNIFLFNVPNGSGKTTLFHAIKWGFYGESIEYFKDSDKISIKDFLNDRLDPSKDMCFVEITFEYGNKTYTLKRKYQPGVKKTSELSLSKGQDDILDVDEAQEMLNHINPQNFADFFMFDGEQLSRFMTAQKNIEQNYRDSILQLLGLKQIQILKDDLSKLEKRYDNELTQQKSTNKDVETKKKVINRLNKDINNEDVKIEKHNESIEQNDNYIEKLEEQRTRYAKLPKVMEDLDKINKDIRKQDKRSSDIESKLSSSSTNFFIKFIERDLKRYIDENNNKIRDLQDICGLSDMQADTQSAKEDILKKSIPKCEVCGHKLSDSEISKLKDEQERISESLKLFEKNKNERDNLKDENQQFMSSLRLLDGCDFGLEMDNLDELKNKIHNLEKAKKDLDKESQREEYGDLAKINREISSLQIQNTKNEDKIKIAKYNIKSSKREKEDITRDIKRLGHDDTNTVRITRNIDYLSKLIRLLDEALEIGTESKRHQILKKSNELFNEITNKPDEYSGIGFEDEESYAFIIKTKDNSPVKNPSRGEKQVLAMSFLLGLNQYTGRNNVILMDTPVASLDDVHSAGIGSALANLNNQVIFLAQPQELAGDIYKNMKPSVVKEFTVERNEYKSSFKEV, from the coding sequence ATGATTGATTTCAAGTTAATTAGAATAACTTTGTTCAACTTTGCCTGTTATTATGGTGAGAACACATTGGACTTTACCACTAAAACCGATAAAAATATATTTTTGTTCAATGTCCCAAATGGTTCTGGAAAGACAACTCTATTTCATGCGATTAAGTGGGGGTTTTATGGTGAGTCCATAGAGTATTTTAAGGATTCCGACAAGATATCTATTAAAGATTTTCTCAATGACAGGCTGGACCCCTCTAAAGATATGTGTTTTGTGGAGATAACATTTGAATACGGAAACAAGACTTATACTCTTAAAAGGAAATATCAACCCGGTGTTAAAAAAACTTCTGAACTTTCCTTATCCAAAGGTCAGGATGACATCCTTGATGTCGATGAAGCTCAAGAGATGTTAAATCACATAAACCCACAAAATTTTGCTGATTTCTTCATGTTCGATGGTGAACAACTCAGCCGATTTATGACCGCACAAAAGAACATAGAGCAGAACTATAGGGACAGCATTCTACAGTTATTAGGTCTGAAACAGATACAAATATTAAAAGATGACCTATCAAAGCTTGAAAAGAGATATGATAACGAGCTAACCCAGCAAAAATCAACTAACAAAGACGTAGAAACAAAGAAAAAGGTAATAAATAGACTCAATAAAGATATAAATAATGAAGACGTAAAAATCGAAAAGCACAATGAATCCATCGAACAAAACGATAATTATATCGAAAAACTCGAGGAACAACGAACTCGCTATGCAAAATTACCTAAGGTTATGGAAGACTTAGACAAAATAAATAAAGACATACGTAAGCAAGATAAAAGAAGTTCTGATATAGAAAGTAAATTATCATCAAGCTCTACTAATTTTTTCATAAAATTTATCGAGAGAGATTTAAAAAGGTACATCGATGAGAACAATAACAAGATTAGAGACCTTCAAGATATTTGTGGATTAAGTGATATGCAAGCAGATACCCAGTCTGCTAAAGAAGACATACTAAAGAAAAGTATTCCAAAATGTGAAGTATGTGGTCACAAATTGAGTGATTCAGAGATCTCAAAGTTAAAAGACGAACAAGAAAGAATAAGTGAATCTTTAAAGTTGTTTGAAAAGAACAAAAATGAACGTGATAATCTCAAAGATGAGAACCAGCAGTTCATGAGCTCTTTAAGGTTACTGGATGGGTGTGATTTTGGATTGGAAATGGATAACTTAGATGAGCTAAAAAACAAGATTCATAATCTGGAAAAAGCTAAAAAGGACTTAGATAAAGAAAGTCAAAGAGAAGAATATGGCGATCTGGCTAAAATCAACAGAGAAATAAGCTCATTACAAATACAAAACACAAAAAATGAGGATAAAATAAAGATCGCTAAATATAATATTAAATCATCAAAAAGAGAGAAAGAGGATATTACAAGAGATATAAAAAGACTTGGTCATGATGACACTAATACCGTTAGAATAACTAGAAATATAGATTATCTCTCAAAATTGATTAGACTGCTAGATGAGGCATTGGAAATAGGGACGGAATCAAAGAGACATCAAATCCTAAAGAAATCAAATGAACTTTTCAATGAGATTACCAATAAACCGGATGAATACAGTGGAATTGGTTTCGAAGATGAAGAGAGTTATGCTTTCATTATCAAAACAAAGGACAATAGCCCTGTTAAAAACCCCTCAAGGGGTGAAAAACAAGTGCTTGCAATGAGCTTCTTGCTCGGATTGAACCAATATACTGGAAGGAATAATGTGATATTGATGGATACTCCTGTTGCGAGTTTGGATGATGTCCATAGTGCAGGTATTGGAAGTGCCTTGGCGAACCTTAATAACCAAGTGATTTTTTTAGCTCAACCCCAAGAACTTGCTGGTGATATTTACAAAAATATGAAACCATCAGTGGTAAAAGAGTTCACCGTTGAAAGGAATGAATACAAATCAAGTTTTAAAGAGGTGTGA
- the glp gene encoding molybdopterin molybdotransferase MoeA, with the protein MSRKILRDLLSIEDARTLFKGVKVRTHIVFIPIERSTGRVLAEDVVSTIDVPGFDKSLRDGYAVRSEDVASAGDAPVSLKLVGFSPVGRPPQYSVGKMEAVEVATGGPIPDGADAVVMVEDTELNGDTVLVKTSVKAGKFLILAGSDISKNTCLLSRGLTIGAREVGVLAAIGMREVAVNTMKVGIISTGNELTMPGTSLQPGMVYDTNSYSLYAAATKLGVDTIAYGLIKDDQDTVSGVVKKAIGECDIVLTSGSTSAGPDDFMYDIIEEQGNVLAHGLNFKPGKPVILGMINKIPIVALPGHPTSSLTVFYEFILPLIRRSLDAPMAKKQTLTAVLGEDVISGTRHELLAVRLENGVVFSTSRSSAAITTLAYADGFIEIPADVPMVKKGMEVVVSFFDDAFK; encoded by the coding sequence ATGTCACGAAAAATATTGCGGGATCTTCTTTCGATTGAAGATGCGAGAACCCTTTTCAAAGGGGTAAAGGTTAGGACACACATAGTGTTTATTCCTATCGAGAGGTCGACCGGTCGGGTCCTTGCAGAGGATGTTGTATCGACCATCGATGTGCCTGGGTTTGATAAGTCTCTCAGGGATGGTTATGCTGTGCGGTCGGAAGATGTTGCTTCTGCAGGTGATGCGCCGGTCAGTTTAAAGTTGGTAGGTTTTTCTCCGGTGGGTAGGCCTCCGCAGTACAGTGTCGGTAAGATGGAGGCTGTCGAGGTTGCAACAGGCGGTCCGATCCCGGATGGTGCGGATGCGGTTGTGATGGTCGAGGATACCGAACTTAATGGTGATACTGTCCTTGTGAAAACATCTGTAAAGGCAGGAAAATTTTTGATATTAGCAGGTTCCGACATATCAAAGAATACTTGCTTGCTTTCCAGGGGCTTGACCATAGGTGCCCGGGAGGTTGGTGTTCTTGCAGCGATCGGCATGCGTGAGGTTGCTGTCAATACTATGAAGGTGGGAATTATTTCCACAGGCAATGAACTTACTATGCCCGGAACAAGTCTTCAACCTGGAATGGTCTATGACACTAATTCTTATTCACTTTATGCGGCAGCAACAAAATTAGGCGTTGATACGATTGCTTATGGTCTTATTAAGGATGATCAGGATACGGTAAGTGGTGTAGTGAAAAAGGCGATTGGGGAATGTGATATTGTTCTGACCTCTGGCAGTACGTCAGCAGGACCCGATGATTTCATGTATGATATTATTGAAGAGCAAGGAAATGTTCTTGCTCACGGTCTTAATTTCAAGCCGGGAAAACCGGTAATCCTGGGGATGATCAATAAAATCCCGATCGTTGCATTGCCCGGACACCCTACATCTTCACTTACGGTCTTCTATGAGTTCATATTGCCTCTTATCAGAAGGAGTCTGGATGCTCCGATGGCTAAAAAGCAGACTCTGACTGCGGTTCTTGGTGAGGATGTTATATCAGGCACCCGGCATGAGCTGCTGGCGGTCAGGCTGGAAAATGGTGTGGTGTTCTCGACCAGCAGGTCTTCAGCAGCAATTACGACCCTTGCGTATGCGGATGGTTTTATTGAGATCCCGGCGGATGTTCCTATGGTCAAAAAAGGAATGGAAGTTGTGGTAAGTTTTTTCGATGATGCGTTCAAATGA
- a CDS encoding GNAT family N-acetyltransferase, producing the protein MVDIDTSDLLVSKLTKNDDLSAFDSENAELNGFLIEDALDDQEQMVSATFVCYHEDYLVGYFTLTTDTLEVVAVGDGDGVDEFEYAKYPALKLARLAVDMDYACKGIGRHLLTTAIGLALDVSKTAGCRYLTVDSKSCSIGFYKRNTFILVEKYKNRETPKLYLNMKPLADQL; encoded by the coding sequence GTGGTAGATATAGACACCAGCGATCTCCTCGTTTCAAAATTGACTAAAAACGATGACTTATCAGCATTTGATTCCGAAAATGCTGAGCTAAACGGTTTTTTAATTGAAGATGCATTGGACGATCAAGAACAGATGGTCAGTGCAACCTTTGTTTGTTATCATGAGGATTATTTAGTAGGCTATTTTACATTGACAACCGACACACTTGAGGTAGTGGCCGTGGGTGATGGGGATGGTGTCGATGAATTCGAGTATGCTAAGTATCCAGCATTAAAGCTTGCAAGGCTAGCAGTAGATATGGATTATGCATGTAAAGGTATCGGAAGACACCTCCTCACAACAGCTATCGGTTTGGCGCTCGATGTTTCAAAAACAGCAGGTTGTAGATACCTCACTGTCGACTCGAAGTCATGTTCAATTGGTTTCTATAAAAGAAATACTTTTATTTTAGTTGAAAAATATAAAAACCGCGAGACGCCAAAATTATACCTTAATATGAAACCACTAGCTGATCAATTGTGA
- a CDS encoding DUF1232 domain-containing protein, translating to MDNNIDFERKEVLRNKSYYDCLKRAVDNYQDDEDILKYLPDFYQLLCNIGCNNKSQWYTKMLVNAALSYLVLEEDIITDKRSKDGYLDDLYICAYVLKEIRDKVSKNIILDNMGGLDFEDDIFQLIYDIVNRASDILGDKTEKILDIVGFSKFTLFDFLYDQDKTKRLMMRKEKRRLLYAMLAVKANSILEIESETYQMMKLRSLIRTHHEFGEIKRYMEFIHD from the coding sequence ATGGATAATAATATTGATTTCGAAAGAAAGGAAGTTCTTAGAAACAAGTCATATTATGATTGTCTTAAGCGTGCAGTTGATAATTACCAAGACGATGAAGATATTTTAAAATACCTACCTGATTTTTATCAATTGTTGTGCAATATTGGTTGCAATAATAAATCCCAGTGGTATACAAAGATGCTTGTTAATGCAGCTCTTTCCTACCTTGTGCTTGAAGAGGACATAATTACTGACAAAAGAAGTAAGGATGGATATCTTGATGATTTATACATATGTGCCTATGTGCTCAAAGAAATAAGAGATAAAGTATCCAAGAACATTATTTTGGATAACATGGGTGGCCTTGATTTTGAAGATGATATTTTTCAATTAATCTATGATATTGTTAACAGAGCCTCAGATATTCTCGGAGATAAAACTGAGAAAATCCTTGATATTGTAGGTTTTAGTAAATTCACTCTATTTGATTTCTTGTATGATCAGGACAAGACTAAAAGGCTCATGATGCGTAAAGAAAAACGCCGCTTACTCTATGCCATGCTTGCTGTAAAAGCAAATTCGATATTGGAAATTGAATCTGAGACCTACCAAATGATGAAACTTCGATCTCTTATTAGAACACATCATGAATTTGGAGAGATAAAAAGGTATATGGAGTTCATACATGATTGA
- a CDS encoding DNA cytosine methyltransferase — protein sequence MVKRFTVADFFCGAGGSSEGFRQAGFEIVFALDIWNPARETHKLNHPNCAHFGLDCYKDKDGDILKIETTDIDDVIPDVDVIVGSPPCVSFSSSNRAGKADKTHGIRLIKKYLQIISIKKHKPGSILKYWLLENVPNTMKQLQEEYTFRELELTNEILLSLGIQKRETDIALKIDISDENIYNAADYGIPQRRKRLVIGDYPRPDPTHKDKWISLSEVINAFDYDITDPNFGFSIDTEELTDHFYDTSIHEYDWLQARDRKQQARYYGRMAFPEETSVPSRTVMAMRTTSSREAMIFEGNNPGSYRAPTIREIATLMSFPITYLFQGKSEGIKYKLVGNAVCPKLAYAFAEEILKKEMIEVKQDFDPNSDKNKLEFDLTGWDSRKIPQNKHEKANFTEIVPNMKYKNFRVELDNSRPRYTDDSIVWSASIHHGTGKSNMKVARPSKENVLTMLYQFEDGDKIDSFIKANEEVFDKKIPCAEVFQSQYRLVEPNKDIFTPRDALGNAKILVDRFFPRNEYEDMSLSNMSNEKDGRIIKFSPRDILYKNIPIRIVAALYSVIHITELTVRL from the coding sequence ATGGTAAAAAGATTTACAGTTGCCGATTTTTTCTGTGGAGCAGGAGGTTCCTCGGAAGGATTTAGACAAGCGGGGTTCGAAATAGTTTTTGCTCTCGACATCTGGAACCCGGCAAGAGAAACACACAAATTGAACCATCCGAACTGTGCACACTTCGGTCTTGATTGCTATAAAGATAAAGATGGAGATATACTCAAAATAGAAACAACTGATATTGATGATGTTATCCCGGATGTAGATGTGATCGTTGGGTCTCCTCCGTGTGTCTCTTTTTCTTCATCAAATCGTGCAGGAAAAGCAGATAAAACGCATGGGATCAGACTTATTAAAAAATATCTTCAGATTATTTCAATAAAAAAACATAAGCCTGGTTCAATTCTCAAATATTGGTTGCTAGAGAATGTCCCAAACACCATGAAACAACTCCAAGAGGAATATACGTTCAGAGAGTTAGAACTAACAAATGAAATACTTCTATCCCTCGGCATCCAGAAAAGGGAGACCGATATTGCATTAAAGATCGATATTTCTGACGAGAACATATATAATGCTGCAGATTATGGAATTCCGCAAAGAAGAAAAAGGCTTGTTATCGGCGATTACCCCCGACCCGATCCTACACACAAAGATAAATGGATTTCATTGAGTGAAGTAATCAATGCATTCGACTATGACATAACCGATCCAAATTTTGGTTTTTCAATCGATACTGAAGAACTGACCGATCATTTTTATGATACTTCTATCCATGAGTACGACTGGTTACAAGCTCGAGATAGAAAACAACAAGCAAGATATTATGGGAGGATGGCTTTCCCAGAAGAAACATCCGTACCCAGCAGAACGGTTATGGCGATGAGAACTACTTCATCAAGAGAAGCGATGATATTTGAGGGAAATAATCCAGGTAGCTACCGTGCTCCAACCATAAGAGAGATTGCAACCCTCATGTCGTTTCCCATAACATATCTATTCCAAGGGAAGAGCGAAGGTATAAAGTACAAACTTGTTGGCAATGCGGTCTGTCCCAAGCTTGCGTATGCATTTGCGGAAGAGATACTAAAAAAAGAAATGATCGAAGTCAAACAAGACTTTGACCCCAACTCGGATAAGAATAAATTAGAGTTCGACCTGACCGGCTGGGATTCCCGTAAGATACCACAGAATAAACATGAAAAAGCTAATTTCACTGAGATCGTTCCCAACATGAAATATAAGAACTTTAGGGTAGAGTTGGATAACAGTCGACCTAGGTACACAGATGATTCTATAGTATGGTCTGCAAGTATACATCATGGAACAGGTAAAAGTAATATGAAGGTGGCAAGACCATCAAAAGAAAATGTGCTCACCATGTTATATCAATTCGAAGACGGAGATAAAATAGATTCTTTCATCAAGGCTAATGAAGAGGTCTTTGATAAGAAAATACCATGTGCAGAGGTCTTCCAATCACAATATCGCTTGGTAGAACCAAATAAAGATATCTTCACTCCAAGGGATGCCCTTGGAAATGCCAAAATACTTGTAGATCGTTTCTTTCCAAGGAACGAATATGAAGACATGTCATTGTCCAACATGAGCAACGAAAAGGATGGACGGATAATTAAGTTCAGTCCCCGTGATATTCTCTATAAGAACATCCCAATTAGGATCGTAGCAGCGTTGTACTCTGTGATACATATAACTGAACTAACGGTGAGATTATAA